The following proteins are encoded in a genomic region of Pyramidobacter porci:
- a CDS encoding ABC transporter permease, translating to MEKNGENIRLRSDGPAKERSLWQEAWRRFKKNRMAMAGLYFILFLVLASVATTAVDVATNGDFYNRNVIKQSLRLRLQKPSLRHPFGLDEFGRDMLLRMLWGTRYSLFMGTLAILFSSLVGGALGAVAGYYGKALDNVLMRFMDILLAIPSMLLAIAIVAALGTSLTNVLIAIGVAYVPVFARTVRASVLMVKEQEFIEAARSIGCNDFTIIFQYIVPNSLAPTIVQVTLGIAGAILSIAGLSFLGLGIQPPTPEWGAMLSNARTYIRDAWHITIIPGMGIMLTILALNLMGDGLRDALDPRLKN from the coding sequence ATGGAGAAAAACGGGGAAAATATCCGGCTCCGTTCAGACGGGCCGGCAAAAGAACGCTCTTTGTGGCAGGAAGCGTGGCGGCGCTTCAAAAAGAACCGGATGGCGATGGCGGGGCTCTACTTCATCCTTTTTCTGGTGCTGGCGTCTGTCGCCACGACGGCGGTGGACGTCGCGACGAACGGGGATTTTTATAACCGCAACGTGATAAAACAGTCTCTGCGGCTGCGTCTTCAGAAGCCCAGCCTGCGGCACCCGTTCGGGCTTGACGAATTCGGGCGGGACATGCTTTTGAGGATGCTGTGGGGCACTCGCTATTCTCTGTTCATGGGGACGCTGGCGATCCTCTTTTCCAGCCTCGTCGGCGGAGCTCTGGGGGCGGTCGCCGGATATTACGGCAAGGCGCTGGACAACGTGCTGATGCGGTTTATGGACATTCTGCTGGCGATCCCTTCGATGCTGCTGGCCATCGCCATTGTGGCCGCGCTGGGGACCAGTCTCACGAACGTTCTGATCGCCATCGGCGTGGCTTACGTCCCCGTTTTCGCGAGAACGGTGCGGGCTTCCGTGCTGATGGTGAAGGAGCAGGAATTCATCGAAGCGGCGCGGAGCATCGGCTGCAACGACTTCACGATCATCTTTCAGTACATCGTGCCCAATTCGCTGGCGCCGACGATCGTCCAGGTGACGTTGGGGATCGCCGGGGCGATCCTCTCCATCGCGGGGCTTTCCTTCCTCGGGCTGGGGATCCAGCCGCCCACGCCGGAATGGGGGGCGATGCTTTCCAACGCGAGGACGTACATCCGGGACGCATGGCACATCACGATCATTCCCGGAATGGGCATCATGCTGACGATCCTCGCCCTCAACCTTATGGGCGACGGGCTGCGCGACGCGCTCGATCCCAGACTGAAGAACTAG